The sequence ACCTTTGACTTTATGCCGTTTAAGGCCATAAATGCTTCTCTGTACCTTTGTGACAATAAATTTCACACCGAACCTCTGTCTCAACTCCTAGAATCTGATGAGAAGTTTGGCTTTATTGTCATGGATGGCAACGGTACCCTTTTCGGGACCTTAAGTGGTAATACTCGCGAAGTGCTTCACAAGTTCACGGTTGATCTTCCTAAAAAACACGGAAGAGGTGGACAATCAGCTCTTCGATTCGCTCGTCTTCGAATGGAAAAGCGCCATAATTATGTTCGGAAGACTGCTGAGCTGGCAACTCAGTTCTTTATTAATCCTACTACCAGCCAGCCAAATGTATCGGGGCTGATACTTGCCGGTTCTGCTGATTTTAAAACTGAGTTGAGTCAATCTGACATGTTTGATCCTCGCCTGCAAGCCAAGATACTTAATGTGGCGGATGTGTCATATGGAGGGGAAAATGGATTCAATCAAGCCATTGAATTATCTGCAGAGATTCTATCCAACGTGAAGTTTATACAAGAGAAGCGTTTGATAGGGAAATTTTTTGAAGAAATCAGTCAAGACACTGGAAAATATGTTTTTGGTGTGGATGACACTATAAAAGCTTTAGAAATGGGAGCTGTTGAAACGTTAATTGTGTGGGAGAACTTGGACGTAAATCGTTATGTTTTCAAAAACAGCGTGACAAATGAGACTATCATTAAATACCTGACCAAGGATCAAGAGAGTGACCAGAACAACTTCAAGGACTCGGCTACTTCTGCCGAATTGGAGGTTCAAGACAAAATGCCATTACTTGAGTGGTTTGCCAATGAATACAAAAACTTTGGTTGTGCGCTTGAGtttgtcactaatagatctcaaGAAGGGTCACAGTTTTGCCGAGGATTCGGTGGCATTGGTGGTATTCTTCGCTACCAACTTGATATGCGATCCTTTGACGAGCCATCTGATGAAGGAGAAATTTACGAGGATTCGGATTAGGCTGACTCAGTGAACGCCGGTCCTGACTTACGGATGACCACCAAGAAATTTTGTGACCCCTTGGAGCTAGTGTAGCTTGGATTTTGAGTTTCTTGGTATTGCATCACATGGATTTGAATTTCTTTTTGACTCTTGAAATTTCTGTCACCATTACCATTTCTTTGACTAGGACTTGTTTTGTGATATTATATTTATGAACTCCAGCTGTGTGTTTCTATACTAATCACAAATGTGAGATCTTGGTGATTACTTGAAGCAAACTTTTATGATTTTATCAGTAAGTGAAAATTTGTATGATTTGTGTTCAAGAAACATCGATAGGTCCTTTGTGCCTACTGATGGTATAGAATGTGAGATAAATGAGAAGATGGTAGTAAATTTGATGGGATGATTGGTGATTTAGATATAATGCATTACAGGATTCATCCAGAGTCAAAAAGATACTAGTACAATTTGATCATTTGTCCGGATCAGAAATACATGTGGAGAATCTATGGTAATAACTCATTATGCGGACTCAAATCTCATGATGTTTGGACAAATATATACAACCTTCTGATTGAAAAATGCTGTAATGTCTTTGTCAAATGTATGTACACTTCAATTATTATTCTTCTTATTCAAACAACGATTTTGGCCATATTCGTCCTGGACTCGAAAAGATTTTCATTTCTCAAACATCTTTGGAATATGTGAACCCATCATATTTTATGAAATCTACCTTAGTGTGTGGTATATACACCAGATGTTCGTTACGAATCCTAAAACAAGATTCCTCTCAAAGTTAGTGCAGAGAAAATTAGGAGAAATAGAGACAGACAACTTGGTTTTTTCACAGGTACGTTGTAATAAGTGTACGTagtataattaatatatattactatacacacaaaaaaataatgttAAGATTGTAATACATTAATATCCCCCCCGTCGATGGCTCTCGGAGAAGACGAGAAAGACGAGGCGGCGGAGGAGTAGGAAGTGGAGTCGGAGTTACAGCACAGATCAGCGGCGGCGGATGATTGATCTGTAGTAGAAGTAGAAGCGAGGCCAACGAGCAAATCCACGAATGCTCCCACGATGTAACGATGATTCATTTTCCCATTCATCTTCAAATACCATCCCAACAACTCTTCCAGGCAATCCCAATCCTTCAACCCTTGACTCTCCACCATCTCTTGCATGGATTTCTTGAAATCCATGTATGGATCACTCGACTCCAAAGCAAGCGCCACGCTCTCTTTGAACGGCAACACCACTCCtaattcatcatcatcatcaacaacAACGTCCTTTGCGTCGTCGGCTTTCGTGACCATCGAGCTCGTGTCCCCTGGCTCGAAGAACAGCCTCTCCGATAGCCTCACACCGCGTATGATGGTCTCCAACCACTCCCCTCCTCCGTCGGAGAACTCGCCGTCCGTCGAGAAGCTCGCGCTCTCCGAGGTGTTGGTGAACCACGACTCGGGCGTCTCGGCCGGGTCGAGGTATATGGAGTTGACGGTCTTGAACATCATATTGTTGTCTAGTACGTCGCGGCCCGCTCGAAACGAGAGGGTCTTGGGATGCTTGCATGAGGGCCATTGCCAATTATAATATGAATGCTTTGCTTCATCTCTAGTCTTGAAAATGGAAGGGATCATCTtcattttcttggacatcatatGGGAGATTGGATCGATTATGGTTTtttgcaaaaataaaaaataaataaataattgtagTGTTTTTAATAGTAGTGATGAGGAAGAATATGGGGAActcaatttaatataaatcggTGGGAAATGAATTGAAAGCCAGTGGTAGGACCTCTCATGAGTGTATTCAATTCACTTTCCTATTATTTAATGCAAGCTCACAACAAATGAACCAACACTACACTTTGTCAACTTTAATATACCAAATATATATGGCAAAATTGTTTTTTTCCTCGTCTATTTCAgttctttatattttcagatttcagttttagtccgttatctttatttttttttttggcaattttagttctttttctgacatggcgctgacgtggcaccaattcagtgctgatatggagctgacgtggcaccaattcagtgctgatgtagAGCTGACGTTTACAGTGCTatgtaagcattttcgaataaaaagaaccaaaattttcaaaaatcagaacatgaaGGActactgaaatatgaaaacatagaggaccaaaatcgcaaagtgacaaacattcatgaccaaatttgcagttttctcaatatatatttcaaacaaaataataatttcaatcCGTaacaaaatcttattttatcttCTATTTGGTATATTAAAATCACAGCCTCTCCCCACTTCCATTTACTGTCAACTCTCTTCTTGACtttattatatatgtgtgtgtatattcTCTAAATTTTTTAATCATGGAAAACCCATGACCCGACCACATTCtttaaattaaaacattaattacAACTCTCCGTAATTAATAATTCATGTCATCGGCAATCTCGTTGATATATACTATACTTGATTTAGGAATTGGGGTCGTACGTACTATGTGTTATAGTTATAGAAGGTAAAatggttgaattttgtatatGTCTTTCACGTACGgcagattatatatataaatgacaAATGATGCAAAATGagagattaattaattataatgttTTATGTACAATTTGAAAGGGTAAATAAAAGTTGATGGAATTGGCAAAAATGAGTGGGAGCAGGCATGAAGAGCCAGATATCATGTGAGTCAATAAATAAACGGTTGATTGTACACAAAATTCATACTTGTCCTTGCCAACACAATAAATGGCATtatttatttgtgtgtgtatatatatatatatatatatatatatatatatatttatatattgctcacatatttgtttatttaaatgTACATTTAATAGGTGGACTCCACTTCAGTCACGTATTCACATACGTGTTCATAACAACTGCTCAACGTATCAAAATTTGAGCATCAAAATTATGTCTGTGTGTGTACATTTAGTCAATTATATTCAATGAAATTACCAAATCTTATATATGTATTGCTTTTATTACTTTCCAAATGAGTTCATAATTTTCATGACTAGTTATGGTTGCAATTTTGTCTTCTCATACCAAATTGATGATTTGGGGTGTCCAACAATATCGAGACCCATCAATATCTATTCatctaatgtttttttttttttttgaaaaaaaaaacattgtataaaatatttttgcttTAGAAAAAAACTCCATTTTTTCTAACCAAAACTTTTATGAAATCGTAACACAAGTTAAATAGATTTCATTTTCTACACGAGTAATgaacaaatattattttttatatatatcgaGTCGATATATCTgataaaaaatatcattaacactcttttttttaaaaaaaaaaaatacattgacACTTTCTCATGAAACCTACTTTTTATTATTGTCTTTCTGGATTCACTTAAAATGATGTGTAGTGTCACTTCGTTTGGTTTTTAGGGAGTAGACCCCCACCTGTGCTGGCTCCAAAACACATGAGTGGGTATAAAGTGGGACTCAGTTTCAACCGTTGGATCAAAATCCGTGGAGATATTTCCAAatttgagacttttacatttaCATCCATAAATTTCGTATACTTTCTATTTTCCACAAAATGACACAACTTTGCTCACATTTCCATACTCGTAGACAAAAATAGAGCATGTTCCCTTCTGCACTAACTAATTATTATTCTTTTGTTGTTCTTCTTACTTTTTACTTATTTTTTagaaactcatttgaaaaatATGGAGAGTAGTTTCTTATGAGACGATTTTACTTATCTATATCTGTAATACATGTTGATTTATATATGTCTACCACCGTCGATTCGATTAAACTGAGTGTACCGAACCAAATAGACCAAAAACGAGTTAATCGATTTTTTTCCCGATTAAACCGATCATTAAGGGTGGAATTTTCTTCTCATAGTTTATCAATTGATATTCGGAAGATTATAACATTGTGTGGTATGATGAACTGGTGTGTCTCCCATCTACCATGAGTTATGATTTATGGAAAATGttctaaattaattataaacagGCACATGCTAAGTTGACTTAATTGATTCCTGATTTGAATTAATTGTTTTATAATTAAGAAGCTTATTTTTCATGTATCCCGCCTTATTTGAAAAGAACtacgtaaaaaaaaaattgaagcatAATAGCAATAAGAATAATCGTTGCATGCTTattgttgtttttttaaaaaatattctaaATTAACTATAATAAGTGAATTGTTATAGTTGAATTGCATAACACCTCAATTATATGCCTACTATAgtattattatatattgtttttCGGTCGAGCTCAATTTATCTTTAAGATATTATTCCAAGTATTATTGGATAATTCTCGTTTATTTTTATATGTGAagtttatgatttttttcataGAATTCACGTACGAGAACGAATAAGAATTATTGGAACGTATAATAAAATAGAAACAAGACATGGGTCTTgcattttaataataaatgaaaTAGTGCATGTTTAGTGGTAATGAAAATAATTAGCTT comes from Henckelia pumila isolate YLH828 chromosome 4, ASM3356847v2, whole genome shotgun sequence and encodes:
- the LOC140863463 gene encoding eukaryotic peptide chain release factor subunit 1-3-like; this encodes MADGQENDKNIEIWKIKKLIKALESARGNGTSMISLIIPPGDQVSRVTKMLAEEYGTASNIKSRVNRQSVLGAITSAQQRLKLYNKVPPNGLVLYTGTIVTDDGKEKKVTFDFMPFKAINASLYLCDNKFHTEPLSQLLESDEKFGFIVMDGNGTLFGTLSGNTREVLHKFTVDLPKKHGRGGQSALRFARLRMEKRHNYVRKTAELATQFFINPTTSQPNVSGLILAGSADFKTELSQSDMFDPRLQAKILNVADVSYGGENGFNQAIELSAEILSNVKFIQEKRLIGKFFEEISQDTGKYVFGVDDTIKALEMGAVETLIVWENLDVNRYVFKNSVTNETIIKYLTKDQESDQNNFKDSATSAELEVQDKMPLLEWFANEYKNFGCALEFVTNRSQEGSQFCRGFGGIGGILRYQLDMRSFDEPSDEGEIYEDSD
- the LOC140867196 gene encoding transcription repressor OFP13-like; translation: MMSKKMKMIPSIFKTRDEAKHSYYNWQWPSCKHPKTLSFRAGRDVLDNNMMFKTVNSIYLDPAETPESWFTNTSESASFSTDGEFSDGGGEWLETIIRGVRLSERLFFEPGDTSSMVTKADDAKDVVVDDDDELGVVLPFKESVALALESSDPYMDFKKSMQEMVESQGLKDWDCLEELLGWYLKMNGKMNHRYIVGAFVDLLVGLASTSTTDQSSAAADLCCNSDSTSYSSAASSFSSSPRAIDGGDINVLQS